From a single Nitrogeniibacter mangrovi genomic region:
- a CDS encoding exonuclease domain-containing protein, giving the protein MTLPQRLAIVDLETTGAHPVRDRITEIAILRVEDGRVVERWSSLTNPGVHIPATIQNFTGITDAMVADAPPFETLADAVWALLDDAVFVAHNARFDYGFLKNAFERLGRSFDAPVLCTVKLSRALYPAHHRHGLDAIIERHGLTCEARHRAMGDADVLWQFLQQAVDAFPAPNLGNAIDRAMKRPSRPPGLPEGVLEGMPDSPGVYFFYGDNDLPLYIGKSKRIRARVMSHFAADRMNGKEAELARQVRRVEWEQTAGELGALLLEACLIKHHRPLHNRLLRKNDDVFGLRVVPSNKRKAQVLERVPLSDTDPRDWADVFGAFRTKKEADNLLRELAHLYKLCPRRLGLEPGRTGACMAHQMKRCAGVCAGKETPEAHDARLMAALSGKGVKPWPWQGPVCVAEHDDSTGRSEFHLLDRWCYLATARSDADVLDSLQGATYAFDIDIYRLLVRWFDAISHRQAATPISP; this is encoded by the coding sequence GTGACGCTTCCCCAACGATTGGCGATCGTCGATCTCGAGACCACGGGCGCCCATCCGGTGCGCGACCGGATCACCGAGATCGCCATCCTGCGCGTGGAAGACGGCCGTGTCGTCGAGCGCTGGTCCTCGCTCACCAATCCCGGCGTCCACATCCCCGCGACGATCCAGAATTTCACCGGCATCACCGATGCCATGGTGGCCGACGCGCCGCCCTTCGAGACGCTCGCCGACGCGGTCTGGGCGCTGCTCGACGACGCCGTGTTCGTGGCGCACAACGCGCGCTTCGACTACGGCTTTCTCAAGAACGCCTTCGAGCGCCTGGGGCGCAGCTTCGACGCGCCGGTGCTGTGCACCGTCAAGCTCTCGCGCGCGCTGTATCCGGCGCATCACCGCCACGGGCTGGACGCGATCATCGAACGCCACGGGCTGACGTGCGAAGCGCGCCACCGGGCCATGGGCGATGCGGACGTGCTGTGGCAGTTCCTGCAGCAGGCCGTCGATGCCTTCCCGGCGCCGAATCTGGGCAACGCCATCGATCGGGCGATGAAGCGTCCCTCGCGCCCGCCCGGCCTGCCCGAGGGCGTGCTCGAGGGCATGCCCGACAGCCCCGGGGTGTATTTCTTCTACGGCGACAACGACCTGCCGCTGTACATCGGCAAGAGCAAGCGCATCCGCGCGCGGGTGATGTCCCATTTCGCCGCCGACCGCATGAACGGCAAGGAGGCCGAACTGGCGCGCCAGGTGCGTCGGGTCGAATGGGAGCAGACCGCCGGCGAGCTCGGCGCGCTGCTGCTCGAGGCCTGCCTCATCAAGCATCACCGGCCCCTGCACAATCGCCTGCTGCGCAAGAACGACGACGTGTTCGGCCTGCGCGTGGTGCCCAGCAACAAGCGCAAGGCCCAGGTGCTCGAGCGGGTGCCGCTGTCGGACACCGATCCGCGCGACTGGGCCGATGTGTTCGGTGCCTTCCGCACGAAGAAGGAAGCGGACAACCTGTTGCGCGAGCTGGCGCACCTGTACAAGCTGTGCCCGCGCCGGCTCGGGCTGGAGCCCGGGCGCACCGGCGCCTGCATGGCGCACCAGATGAAGCGCTGTGCCGGCGTGTGCGCGGGCAAGGAAACCCCCGAGGCCCATGATGCCCGCCTCATGGCGGCCTTATCCGGAAAGGGTGTCAAGCCCTGGCCGTGGCAGGGGCCGGTGTGCGTGGCCGAGCATGACGATAGCACCGGCCGCAGCGAGTTCCACCTGCTCGACCGCTGGTGCTACCTGGCCACCGCGCGCAGCGATGCGGATGTCCTTGATTCCCTCCAAGGGGCCACCTACGCTTTCGATATCGACATCTATCGATTGCTGGTGCGCTGGTTCGACGCCATCTCCCACCGCCAGGCGGCGACGCCGATTTCCCCCTGA
- the napA gene encoding nitrate reductase catalytic subunit NapA, producing MTMDRREFIKANAVAAAAATAGVALPTVANAADVTATDVRWDKAACRFCGTGCSVLVGVQDGRVVATQGDPDAPVNRGLNCIKGYFLSKIMYGKDRLTKPLLRMKDGKYAKDGEFTPVSWDQAFDIMAEKWKAALAHDIKANEGKAANELTSTVGMFGSGQWTVWEGYAASKLMKGGFRSNNIDPNARHCMASAVAGFIRTFGIDEPMGCYDDLENADAFVLWGSNMAEMHPILWSRLTDRRLTHKGCEVHVLSTFEHRSFELADNGMIFTPQTDLAILNYIANYIIQNKAVNTEFVTKHTKFAMGNTDIGYGLRPTDPREKAAKNATKAGGSKPISFDEYAAFVSEYTLEKVAKLSGVPAERLERLAKLYADPNKKVVSYWTMGFNQHTRGTWANNLCYNIHLLTGKISKPGCGPFSLTGQPSACGTAREVGTFAHRLPADFVVAKPEHRKVGEKIWKLPEGFLNGKVGYHAVLQSRMLKDGKLKVYWVTCNNNMQAGPNTNDETYPGWRNPEAFVVVSDPYPTVSALSADLILPTAMWTEKEGAYGNAERRTQFWRQQVAPPGEAKSDLWQFVEFSKRFKVEEAWPADMVAKMPEYKGKTLFDVLFKNGQVDAFPISDVAKANDHAWTGYMNDESKELGFYLQKGLFEEYASWGRGHGHDLADFDAYHKARGLRWPVVDGKETLWRFREGYDPYVTKGADIEFYGKPDKRAVIFALPYEPPAESPDQEYDLWLCTGRVLEHWHTGSMTQRVPELHRSVPEAQIFMNPDDAARRGLQRGMEVKVTSRRGEIVARIETRGRNKPPQGLIFIPFFDEGRLVNKLTLDATCPISKETDFKKCAVKVTKA from the coding sequence ATGACTATGGATCGACGTGAGTTCATCAAGGCCAATGCCGTCGCCGCGGCGGCGGCCACGGCGGGGGTCGCGCTGCCGACGGTGGCCAATGCGGCCGACGTGACGGCCACCGACGTGCGCTGGGACAAGGCGGCCTGTCGCTTCTGCGGCACCGGCTGTTCGGTGCTGGTGGGGGTGCAGGACGGTCGCGTGGTGGCCACCCAGGGCGATCCGGACGCGCCGGTCAACCGGGGGCTGAACTGCATCAAGGGCTACTTCCTGTCCAAGATCATGTATGGCAAGGATCGCCTGACGAAACCGTTGCTGCGCATGAAGGACGGCAAGTATGCGAAGGACGGCGAGTTCACCCCGGTGAGCTGGGACCAGGCCTTCGACATCATGGCCGAGAAGTGGAAGGCCGCGCTGGCCCATGACATCAAGGCCAACGAGGGCAAGGCGGCCAACGAGCTGACCTCTACCGTGGGCATGTTCGGTTCCGGCCAATGGACCGTCTGGGAGGGCTATGCCGCCTCCAAGCTCATGAAGGGCGGCTTCCGGTCCAACAACATCGATCCGAACGCGCGCCACTGCATGGCCTCGGCCGTGGCCGGCTTCATCCGCACCTTCGGCATCGACGAGCCCATGGGCTGCTACGACGACCTGGAGAACGCCGACGCCTTCGTGCTGTGGGGCTCCAACATGGCCGAGATGCACCCGATCCTGTGGTCACGCCTGACCGACCGGCGCCTCACCCACAAGGGCTGCGAAGTGCACGTGCTGTCCACCTTCGAGCATCGCTCCTTCGAGCTGGCCGACAACGGCATGATCTTCACGCCGCAGACCGACCTGGCGATCCTCAACTACATCGCCAACTACATCATCCAGAACAAGGCGGTGAACACCGAGTTCGTCACCAAGCACACCAAGTTCGCGATGGGCAACACCGACATCGGCTACGGCCTGCGGCCCACCGACCCGCGCGAGAAGGCGGCCAAGAACGCCACCAAGGCGGGCGGCTCGAAGCCGATCAGCTTCGATGAGTACGCCGCCTTCGTCTCCGAGTACACCCTGGAGAAGGTGGCCAAGCTCTCCGGCGTGCCCGCCGAGCGGCTCGAGCGCCTGGCGAAACTCTATGCCGACCCGAACAAGAAGGTCGTGTCCTACTGGACCATGGGCTTCAACCAGCACACCCGGGGCACCTGGGCCAACAACCTGTGCTACAACATCCACCTGCTCACCGGCAAGATCTCCAAGCCCGGTTGCGGCCCGTTCTCGCTGACCGGCCAGCCCTCGGCCTGCGGCACGGCGCGCGAGGTGGGCACCTTCGCCCACCGCCTGCCGGCGGACTTCGTGGTGGCCAAGCCCGAGCACCGCAAGGTCGGTGAGAAGATCTGGAAGCTGCCCGAAGGCTTCCTCAACGGCAAGGTGGGCTACCACGCCGTGCTCCAGAGCCGCATGCTCAAGGACGGCAAGCTCAAGGTCTATTGGGTCACCTGCAACAACAACATGCAGGCCGGTCCCAACACCAATGACGAGACCTATCCGGGCTGGCGCAATCCGGAGGCCTTCGTGGTGGTCTCCGATCCGTACCCGACCGTCTCCGCGCTGTCGGCCGACCTGATCCTGCCCACCGCCATGTGGACCGAGAAGGAAGGCGCCTACGGCAACGCCGAGCGCCGCACCCAGTTCTGGCGCCAGCAGGTGGCGCCTCCGGGCGAGGCCAAGTCGGATCTGTGGCAGTTCGTCGAGTTCTCCAAGCGCTTCAAGGTCGAGGAGGCCTGGCCGGCCGACATGGTCGCGAAGATGCCGGAGTACAAGGGCAAGACCCTGTTCGACGTGCTGTTCAAGAACGGCCAGGTGGACGCCTTCCCGATCTCCGACGTCGCCAAGGCCAACGATCACGCCTGGACCGGCTACATGAACGACGAGTCGAAGGAGCTGGGCTTCTACCTGCAGAAGGGCCTGTTCGAGGAATACGCCAGCTGGGGCCGCGGCCATGGTCACGACCTGGCCGACTTCGACGCCTACCACAAGGCACGCGGCCTGCGCTGGCCGGTGGTGGACGGCAAGGAGACCCTGTGGCGCTTCCGCGAGGGCTACGATCCGTACGTCACCAAGGGCGCGGACATCGAGTTCTACGGCAAGCCGGACAAGCGCGCGGTGATCTTCGCGCTGCCCTACGAGCCGCCCGCGGAGAGCCCGGACCAGGAATACGACCTGTGGTTGTGCACCGGCCGTGTGCTCGAGCACTGGCACACCGGCTCCATGACCCAGCGGGTGCCCGAGCTGCACCGCTCGGTGCCCGAGGCGCAGATCTTCATGAACCCGGACGATGCGGCCCGGCGCGGCCTGCAGCGGGGCATGGAGGTGAAGGTGACCTCTCGTCGCGGCGAGATCGTCGCCCGGATCGAGACGCGCGGGCGCAACAAGCCGCCCCAGGGCCTGATCTTCATCCCGTTCTTCGACGAAGGGCGGCTGGTGAACAAGCTCACGCTCGATGCCACCTGCCCGATCTCGAAAGAGACCGACTTCAAGAAATGCGCCGTGAAGGTGACCAAGGCCTGA
- the gmk gene encoding guanylate kinase, which yields MPGTLIIVTAPSGAGKTTLVQGLLKADTGVQLSVSYTTRAPRPGEADGREYRFVDINRFRELRDAGEFLEWAEVHGNYYGTSKAWLRSELDAGRDTLVEIDWQGAQQVRKMFPESVGIFILPPSMDELERRLRGRGTDSEEVIIRRLLGARGEMRHVSEFDYVIINNELPDALEDLVAVVRAARLRYANQHARHPSYFDFLEKD from the coding sequence ATGCCAGGGACCCTCATCATCGTCACGGCGCCGTCGGGCGCCGGCAAGACCACCCTCGTCCAGGGGCTGCTCAAGGCCGACACCGGCGTGCAGCTGTCCGTGTCCTACACCACGCGCGCGCCGCGTCCGGGCGAGGCGGACGGGCGCGAATACCGTTTCGTGGACATCAACCGCTTTCGCGAGCTGCGCGACGCGGGCGAGTTTCTCGAGTGGGCCGAGGTGCACGGCAACTACTACGGCACCTCCAAGGCCTGGCTACGCAGCGAGCTCGACGCCGGGCGCGACACCCTGGTGGAGATCGACTGGCAGGGGGCGCAGCAGGTGCGCAAGATGTTCCCTGAGTCGGTGGGCATCTTCATCCTGCCCCCGTCCATGGATGAACTGGAGCGCCGCCTGCGTGGTCGTGGCACCGACAGCGAGGAAGTCATCATCCGCCGCTTGCTCGGCGCGCGCGGGGAGATGCGCCACGTGTCGGAGTTTGATTACGTTATAATTAACAACGAATTGCCTGACGCGCTTGAGGATCTGGTGGCTGTCGTGCGTGCCGCCCGGCTTCGCTACGCCAACCAGCATGCGCGCCATCCCTCGTATTTCGATTTCCTTGAAAAGGACTGA
- the rpoZ gene encoding DNA-directed RNA polymerase subunit omega, translated as MARITVEDCLKRIPNRFQLTLAATYRARQLTVGNEPQVELDKSDKDKPTVIALREIAAGKVGLEVLNRGQA; from the coding sequence ATGGCCCGTATTACCGTCGAAGATTGTCTGAAGAGAATCCCGAACCGCTTCCAGCTGACCCTGGCGGCGACCTACCGCGCCCGCCAGCTCACCGTCGGCAATGAGCCGCAGGTGGAACTGGACAAGTCCGACAAGGACAAACCCACTGTGATCGCCCTGCGCGAAATCGCGGCCGGCAAGGTGGGGCTGGAAGTCCTGAACCGGGGGCAGGCCTGA
- a CDS encoding DUF3460 family protein — protein MALYESEHTKFMREWMEKHPEQKGEQQQGRALWWDKPQDAETRTRQNAAKVPPKPYYYQTDN, from the coding sequence ATGGCGTTGTACGAATCCGAACACACGAAGTTCATGCGCGAATGGATGGAAAAGCATCCGGAGCAGAAGGGCGAGCAGCAGCAGGGCCGCGCCCTGTGGTGGGACAAGCCGCAGGATGCCGAGACCCGCACGCGTCAGAACGCCGCCAAGGTGCCGCCCAAGCCCTACTACTACCAGACGGACAACTGA
- the nifS gene encoding cysteine desulfurase NifS, with protein sequence MKPIYLDNNATTRVDPAVVEAMLPFFTEHFGNASSMHAFGSQVGRALKTARGQVQALIGAEHDSEIIFTSCGTESDATAILSALKAQPERNTVIITAVEHPAILSLGEWLEKEGVVVHKLGVDKKGRIDIDEYKSMLHDRVAVVSAMWANNETGTLFPVEQMAEIAHAKGIMFHTDAVQAVGKIPIDLKNTKIDMLSLSGHKLHAPKGIGVLYLRRGCRFRPLLRGGHQERGRRAGTENAAGIVALGKACELAQAHLEVENTQVRALRDRLEQGILGQISHCFATGDTSNRLPNTSNIAFEYIEGEAILLLLNKLGIAASSGSACTSGSLEPSHVMRAMGIPYTAAHGTIRFSLSRENTAEEVDRVIASVPPIIDQLRKLSPYWNGDAPAASPEAAFAPTYA encoded by the coding sequence ATGAAACCCATCTACCTCGACAACAACGCGACCACCCGGGTCGATCCGGCGGTGGTCGAGGCCATGCTCCCCTTCTTCACCGAGCATTTCGGCAACGCGTCGTCCATGCACGCCTTCGGCTCGCAGGTCGGCCGCGCGCTCAAGACCGCGCGGGGCCAGGTGCAAGCGCTGATCGGCGCCGAGCATGACTCGGAGATCATCTTCACTTCCTGCGGCACCGAGTCGGACGCCACCGCCATCCTCTCCGCCCTCAAGGCGCAGCCGGAGCGCAACACGGTGATCATCACCGCCGTCGAGCATCCGGCCATCCTCAGCCTGGGCGAATGGCTGGAGAAGGAAGGCGTCGTCGTGCACAAGCTCGGGGTGGACAAGAAGGGCCGCATCGACATCGACGAGTACAAGTCGATGCTGCACGACCGGGTGGCGGTGGTCTCCGCGATGTGGGCCAACAACGAGACCGGGACCCTCTTCCCGGTGGAGCAAATGGCCGAGATCGCCCACGCCAAGGGCATCATGTTCCACACCGATGCGGTGCAGGCGGTGGGCAAGATCCCCATCGACCTGAAGAACACCAAGATCGACATGCTGTCGTTGTCGGGCCACAAGCTGCATGCGCCCAAGGGCATCGGTGTGCTCTACCTGCGGCGTGGTTGTCGCTTCCGCCCGCTGCTGCGCGGCGGCCACCAGGAACGCGGTCGCCGGGCCGGCACCGAGAACGCCGCTGGCATCGTCGCGCTGGGCAAGGCCTGCGAGCTGGCGCAGGCGCATCTGGAGGTGGAGAACACCCAGGTGCGTGCGCTGCGCGACCGGCTCGAACAGGGCATCCTGGGCCAGATCAGCCACTGTTTCGCCACCGGCGACACGAGCAACCGGCTGCCCAACACCAGCAACATCGCCTTCGAATACATCGAGGGCGAGGCCATCCTGCTGCTGCTCAACAAGCTGGGCATCGCCGCCAGTTCCGGGTCGGCGTGCACCTCCGGGTCGCTGGAGCCCTCGCACGTGATGCGCGCCATGGGCATTCCCTACACCGCGGCCCACGGCACCATCCGCTTCTCGCTGTCGCGCGAGAACACCGCCGAGGAGGTGGATCGGGTGATCGCCTCGGTGCCGCCGATCATCGATCAGCTGCGCAAGCTGTCACCGTACTGGAACGGCGACGCGCCGGCCGCGTCGCCCGAGGCGGCGTTCGCGCCCACCTACGCGTGA
- a CDS encoding chaperone NapD: MNIASLVVRVAPGQREALTRELLEIPGVEVHGAAPDGGRLIVTVEDGEGYSMMDSILAVNVNKRVHGVTLAYEYTGDGIEMQEQEA; this comes from the coding sequence ATGAATATCGCAAGTCTGGTCGTCCGGGTGGCGCCGGGGCAACGCGAGGCCCTGACGCGCGAGCTGCTGGAGATCCCCGGCGTCGAAGTGCATGGCGCCGCGCCCGACGGCGGTCGGCTGATCGTGACCGTCGAGGACGGCGAGGGCTATTCGATGATGGATTCCATTCTGGCGGTCAACGTGAACAAGCGTGTGCACGGCGTGACCCTGGCTTATGAATACACCGGCGACGGTATCGAGATGCAGGAACAGGAGGCGTGA
- the napF gene encoding ferredoxin-type protein NapF has translation MDAARRGFLRGRLSRSAHVPRPPWAVAPGQFEQLCTRCGDCVTQCPTRIIRSGEGGYPTLDFSAGECTFCGDCVAACAPHALHRADGVAPWALKAVIGDRCLTGQGVECRICAENCDAGAIRCRPALGGIARPELQSDRCTGCGACVAPCPVGAIGVAQSNPMEIEQ, from the coding sequence ATGGATGCAGCACGCCGCGGTTTCCTTCGCGGCCGTCTCTCGCGCAGCGCGCACGTGCCCCGACCCCCCTGGGCGGTCGCCCCGGGCCAGTTCGAACAGCTGTGCACCCGCTGCGGCGACTGCGTCACGCAGTGCCCGACCCGGATCATCCGGTCCGGCGAAGGCGGCTATCCCACCCTCGACTTCAGCGCCGGCGAATGCACCTTCTGCGGTGACTGCGTGGCGGCCTGTGCGCCGCATGCGCTGCACCGTGCGGACGGTGTCGCCCCCTGGGCCCTGAAGGCGGTCATCGGCGACCGCTGCCTCACCGGGCAGGGCGTGGAGTGCCGGATCTGCGCCGAGAACTGCGACGCCGGCGCCATCCGCTGTCGCCCCGCGCTGGGCGGCATCGCCCGCCCCGAACTGCAATCGGACCGTTGTACGGGCTGTGGCGCCTGTGTGGCGCCGTGTCCGGTCGGCGCCATCGGCGTCGCTCAATCCAACCCCATGGAGATCGAACAATGA
- a CDS encoding RelA/SpoT family protein, with product MDIGRPIPAPFAPPASSVPTLDFERLRKKIATYLRPEDVGRIENAYYFSRNAHQGQYRTSGEPYITHPVAVTELVAEWHLDSQALMAALLHDVMEDTSVTKEELTERFGKQTAELVDGLSKLDKIEFRSQEEAQAENFRKMLLAMASDLRVILIKLADRLHNMRTLDYVRPAKRRRIATETLEIYAPIANRLGLNQLYRELQELSFMHKHPMRYQVLSKAVKAARGNRRELVGKVLTALEGRLPQWGISAEIQGREKHIYGIYRKMVEKHLTFSQVLDIYGFRVIVPDVPSCYLTVGALHALYKPVPGKFKDYIAIPKANGYQSLHTTLIGPYGTPVEVQVRTRQMHHVAESGVASHWLYKDDESSLSELAQKTHSWLQSLIELQSASAEATEFLEHVKIDLFPSEVYVFTPQGHILSLQRGSTPVDFAYAVHTDIGNRCVACRVNGELVPLRSELRNGDQVEIITAAHAGPNPAWLSYVRTGKARAQIRHFLKTAQQDEAVTLGERLLNQALRPHGLTLGQISTFAWDRFLRDRGVRARREVFADLGLGKRLPVIVARRLAEAQDMESGRPDVIKPKPAGAVLIRGSEGAAVQLARCCHPIPGDEIIAAVRKGQGLEVHVHDCPAVSRLRGDRGRWIDVGWEPVDDRLFEVAIRVVTIDNRGVLAKVASAISEAEANILNVTMDSEQAPYTVLTFNIEVADRKHLARVIRHVRVQPAVTRVSRQKAEIKR from the coding sequence GTGGATATCGGTCGTCCCATCCCCGCACCATTCGCACCGCCCGCCTCCAGCGTCCCGACGCTGGACTTCGAGCGGCTGCGCAAGAAGATCGCCACCTATCTGCGGCCCGAAGACGTGGGCCGCATCGAGAACGCCTACTACTTCTCGCGTAACGCGCACCAGGGCCAGTACCGCACCAGCGGCGAGCCCTACATCACCCACCCGGTCGCGGTGACCGAACTGGTCGCCGAGTGGCACCTGGACTCCCAGGCCCTGATGGCCGCGCTCCTCCACGACGTGATGGAGGACACCTCGGTGACCAAGGAGGAGCTGACCGAGCGCTTCGGCAAGCAGACCGCCGAGCTGGTCGACGGGCTCTCCAAGCTCGACAAGATCGAGTTCCGCTCCCAGGAAGAGGCGCAGGCGGAGAACTTCCGCAAGATGCTGCTGGCGATGGCCTCGGATCTGCGGGTCATCCTCATCAAGCTGGCCGACCGCCTGCACAACATGCGCACGCTCGACTACGTGCGCCCGGCCAAGCGCCGCCGCATCGCCACCGAAACCCTCGAGATCTACGCGCCCATCGCCAACCGCCTGGGCCTGAACCAGCTCTACCGCGAACTGCAGGAGCTGTCCTTCATGCACAAGCACCCGATGCGCTATCAGGTGCTGTCCAAGGCGGTGAAGGCGGCGCGCGGCAACCGCCGCGAGCTGGTGGGCAAGGTGCTCACGGCGCTCGAGGGGCGCCTGCCCCAGTGGGGCATCTCGGCGGAGATCCAGGGGCGCGAGAAACACATCTACGGCATCTACCGCAAGATGGTGGAGAAGCACCTGACCTTCTCCCAGGTGCTGGACATCTACGGCTTCCGGGTCATCGTGCCCGACGTGCCGTCCTGCTATCTGACCGTCGGCGCGCTGCACGCGCTGTACAAGCCGGTGCCGGGCAAGTTCAAGGACTACATCGCCATCCCCAAGGCGAACGGCTACCAGTCGCTGCACACCACCCTGATCGGCCCCTACGGCACGCCGGTGGAGGTGCAGGTGCGCACCCGCCAGATGCATCACGTGGCCGAGTCGGGGGTGGCCTCGCACTGGCTCTACAAGGACGACGAGTCGAGTCTGTCCGAACTGGCGCAGAAGACCCATTCCTGGCTGCAGTCGCTCATCGAGCTGCAGTCGGCCTCCGCCGAGGCCACCGAATTCCTCGAACACGTGAAGATCGACCTGTTCCCGAGCGAGGTCTACGTGTTCACACCGCAGGGCCACATCCTGTCCCTGCAGCGCGGCTCGACGCCGGTGGATTTCGCCTACGCGGTGCACACCGACATCGGCAACCGCTGCGTGGCCTGCCGCGTCAATGGCGAGCTGGTGCCCCTGCGCAGCGAACTGCGCAACGGCGATCAGGTGGAGATCATCACCGCCGCCCATGCCGGCCCGAATCCGGCCTGGCTCAGCTATGTGCGCACCGGCAAGGCGCGTGCGCAGATCCGTCACTTCCTCAAGACCGCGCAGCAGGACGAGGCGGTGACCCTGGGCGAACGCCTGCTCAACCAGGCCCTGCGCCCGCACGGACTCACCCTGGGGCAGATCTCCACCTTCGCCTGGGACCGCTTCCTGCGCGACCGTGGGGTGCGCGCCCGGCGCGAGGTCTTCGCCGACCTGGGCCTGGGCAAGCGCCTGCCGGTGATCGTGGCGCGGCGGCTGGCCGAGGCCCAGGACATGGAGTCGGGGCGCCCCGACGTGATCAAGCCCAAGCCGGCCGGCGCGGTGCTCATCCGCGGCTCCGAGGGCGCAGCGGTGCAGCTGGCGCGCTGCTGTCACCCGATCCCCGGCGACGAGATCATCGCCGCGGTGCGCAAGGGCCAGGGCCTGGAGGTGCATGTGCACGACTGCCCGGCGGTGTCGCGCCTGCGCGGCGATCGCGGGCGCTGGATCGACGTGGGCTGGGAGCCGGTGGACGACCGCCTGTTCGAAGTGGCGATCCGGGTGGTGACCATCGACAACCGCGGCGTGCTCGCCAAGGTGGCTTCGGCCATCTCCGAGGCCGAAGCCAACATCCTCAACGTGACCATGGATTCGGAGCAGGCGCCCTACACGGTGCTCACCTTCAACATCGAGGTGGCCGACCGCAAGCACCTGGCCCGCGTCATCCGCCATGTGCGGGTTCAGCCCGCGGTGACCCGGGTGTCGCGTCAAAAGGCTGAAATCAAACGGTAA